The window TTATCGGTCAACGACCGACTTCTCGGATAAATCGGTCAACTCTCAGTCAAATCGGTCAACTTCTCGAAAAAATCGGTCAATTCTCGGTCAAATCTGGAAATTATCTCAAAAgtcttatatttatacatatatttactaaaaatatatatatttatattaaaaatcaacgAAAGTCAACCACCGAGTTTCTCCGAATTCTCCAAAAACTCCTAAAAGTTGTGCCGCCGAGAACTCCCCGAGTTCCGGGTTCCGAGTTCTTCAACCTTGATTAGTATTAGTACACTTCAATATAATATAATACTCCGTACAATGAGAAAAATATAAACAAAATTATTGAAattaaattaaaatgtaaaattaaAAGAGAAAAAGAAAACATTGTATCACGCGGTATCCACACAAAAACTTtgattaactttatcaaagcttgACCAATCATTATTTTCTACAAACGTCAATAATTCCAACGGTCGACTGGAGATAATGATTTGTTTATTCAACTGAGTTGACTCGGTAGCATACTCAATCATTTTCCAACTCACCAATTTCATTTCCCTATCTTTCCTTAACAACATAAGTTTCCTCAGTAACTCGCTTTCAAAATTCCAAAACGACACGATCCTTCCCCGGTTCAGAAACAATTGCCCCAGTCTCTCCTTGCAACTCTCTAACCTCTCCAAACTCCGAGTCAACTCCTTCAACTCGCTGTCGCTTAACTTATGAATCCTGTTACTCAATTCGGTTAATCGTATCATTGTATGATATTGAATTATTCTGTAATCTTCTCGCACTAATCTCATTACCTCGTAAATAATATCGTTCCTTTGACAATGTAAAGATTGTGGTGCCGTACATATCACCTCTATtgtcgaaactagtccctcaatttCTTTGAATAAGTCCATGTACAACGAGAATTTCAATTTTTCCTTCTTTTTATCGATTTCGGCTTTTGATGACGATAGGGAACAACCTAGGATATTTGATATGGACAAATTGGTTTCCAAAAAACGCGCGTACCATTGTACccataatgaaaattcttttgattGCATGTCAGTGTTATCGACAAATCTCGATAGATTTAAAAAACCAAAGTTGGTGTTTGACACGTATGTTTGTTCCTTGTGAACAAAGGAACCACTGGTGATGAAGTGGTGTAATGTTATGAGAGACTTAAGTGCTACATAGGCGTTTGGTTGGTTGTGGTGGTGAAGACGGTTGATGATTGTTGATATACAAGCTGAGGCTGAATATTGTGTGGTGAGACCGAATGCGATTAGGGCGGAGATAAGGTGGTCGTGCGGTGGGGAATGGGTGGTTCGAGTGGTGGCACGAAGGACTACTATTTGGATAGAGGAGGTGGTGTGATTGGTGATCGACAATTTTGCTTTGATGATTTTGGCTTTGTCTTTGAGAATTGAGTGGAAATTTTTAAGCTTTTTTGAGTGCCCCATTCTAATTCTAATTAATTGTTTTGTGGGTtcataaaatttttatttatatgGTGGTGAACACTTTGATTGCTTCAACacatacattgtaataaaaaaatatattcatttaattttaattattttaattttatttgcaAAGAATTGTCCAAAGTCCAAACACGATTAAGATGGTACACTGACATTACACGGATAAATAAGAAACAAAAAGACAAAATCGAAAACACAAATTAAAATATTTTACTACTATAAGTTATGTCGGAGCTAATCGGTTAGGATGTCCCATATAGGAAGTAAAAAGAAAAATATGTATACGTATAAGGCACTTGagaacctccctctatcaccaGTGATGACTCTATGTATTGACCCGTAAGGTCACGAGACACCACTAGTTTAaaattagtttaaaatttttctataaaaattatcatttaaattgTATAGGCACCACTATATTTAAGTGTAAGACCTCGTATATTTTTTGAATTTAcaattttcttttaagatttatagGACATGACTAAATTTAAATATTCGGACACCGTATACTTTTCGAATTTTGAAGGTAAACAACTACTAAAATAGTATTCAAATATAATTgatactgtaaaaaaaaaaaattgggaccTCATTAAATTCTCATCCTAGAATCGTCACTgtctatcaccaattgattttaaaGAAATGAgggactcatgagcttatatgcatGGCATGTTGGTGGACCTAAATCGatcttacaaatggtatcagacCGGGTGGCACGGGTGTAATCATTGTGGCAGCGGCGGTTCCCGCCTGGGTGACTGTGAACGTGACCAGGGGAAGAGGTCGGGTGTCCGGGAAAAGTCGAGATGTAAATGAACGGGTCCTGAAAAGCTACGTTATATGATACGAGTGCATGAGCAAACCGATTAAGGGGTGATTATTGGAGTTAATCGATTAGGGTGTCCCACATAGGAAGTAAAAAGAAAAATATGTATGCCTATAAGGCACTTGagaacctccctctatcaccaattggttttgagAAAATGAaggactcatgagcttatatgcatGACATGTTGGTGGACCTAAATCGATCATACAAGTTAGTGGCTTATTTTGACTTGTTTAGATATGAAAACTTTAAACAAAAAGAAAGAAATCGAATTCTTAAGACTGAAGTTTTACTTGTACAACAAGTGATAATTGATTTTTGAAATgtctttagttttttttttttttttttttttttttgtggctaAAATAACGAATACTATTAAAATTAGAATATCTTCATCAATAGATGAAGTATTCTATAAACTGATACAACAAAATTGACGACCGTTAAGGCTCGAAAAGAAAAAACAATCCAAAAAAACCAATACCTAGCTAAATCGATCCGAGCCAAAACTAGAACGGCCTCAAACACAACTACAACCACAACCAATCCACAAAACAACAAAACTACCACAGTCTATCAAATCAAACTAACAAGACGACGAGCGAATACTAACACCATCTACTAAAGAGAGACACAACATAAGCCAAAAAAACATGAAATCAAAAAACAATTAAATGCAACTAAAACAATCAAATGAAATGTCGTTCGTtttggttatttttttttttttttttttttttactaaaataacGAATACTATTAAAAACAATAACAATGTCTTTAGTTTCTAGTCTAAGTTAACTTGTGTTCATTTAATATATAGTCGATGTGTGTCTTATAGACGATCTAAGGTGCTATATATTGGTTAACTTTTCTTTTTACATAAATATTACTCGGTAATACAGTACAAATTAGATACATACGGAACCTTTTTATTAACTTACATAAAATTTGGTAATGTAGATTCTCATATTTTGTCAACTTATTTGTTTTACACAAGTTGTGACATTTGACTATTTATTTCGAAATCAAAATTAATGTCAACTTTAGCATCTCCGAGATGTCCAAACCATATTATTATACGCTAATCATTCCTTAAAGTTTAATATTAATTTCATTCTTggctttaattttttttaaatgataaCCTCTAATGTCTACATTTGGTTGCATAGAGATCCCCAAAATTAACTGCTGCTAATTTATATCCGTTAGTTTGATACCGAAATTGGTATTTGATTTTGGAATTTTTTGTTGTGTTGATTAAATAAGAGTTTATAATGTTTTCGTGAAGAAGAttaagatggtgatggtgatggagaTGAAGAAGAACGCTAAAAAGACGAATTTACTCTCACATGCAATGCACATGTCAAGATTTAACGGACTTTCTAACAACAGTTTAACCGAGGGATGCTGATTGCAAATATTCGAAAAACAAATGATTCTAAAGGCAAAAAAACTGAGGGACGCTGTTAGCAATATGGGGTATAATATAGGGACTAACAGAGCAAAAAAGTCTAAATTTTATAAACGCTAAAAAAACACCCACATTACACCAGACatacccgatgcctttgatccctgggcccacagtgggggaagctttgacccaagaaaggcgcaagttcgattctcagtctgggcgccccgcatggaattatttctccctccggggggaaatttgtgaagtgttttcgggggtctagctagctggggtaaaaatcgccttgccgtcactgtggtacctgggaggaggtactttgtcggcacaggtctctttcggggtaggattggtgggtgctacggcacacagggttagcgtgtccctgccaacttacacgttttgaccCAAGTTTTTATCGAGTCAACATATAAGATAGTAGAATATGTTAATTATGAATGTTATAATTTCTATTTAAAACAACTATGTTACATAAGACATATTCCATCCGTCCAATAATAAGTGTTTTGTTTGACTTTTCATTgtcttatttttaaaattttaacttcaaATATTATTGTTTATGTTATGCAATATTTGATAAAACTTATATGAATATATTCAAAGGGAGTAATAAACATTAACAAATGTTTTATACAAAGTGGTTGATAATGTCCGCTGCTACATTaatcgaccatatattttttttaacagcaagatttgtatcatagtatcatttatttcaacgtcactcatcatttgcacacacatacacacacgttCGGGAGGTaacccgaatcgcattacaggaactcgatcctttaaccatcccgaggggcaggcagaccgggtttgaatcctgaatggatccgggagaaacCCCCCACCCTCGGggtcaatctggatatccatatttcaggcagattaattaataggatgagcagagcgaggctcgaacccatgacataaccccagccccaacacacaaggtgaaagtgtgatgacccgtcctaatccatctggacgaatacattacatttggttacatcgcgaggtacttgacctctatatgatacattttacaaacattgcattccttttgaaaagacaatctttcattacatcgaaagttgacaacatgcataccatttcataatatgtccaattataattgacttaataataatcttgatgaactcaacgactcgaatgcaacgtcttttgaaatatgtcatgaatgactccaagtaatatctctaaaatgagcaaatgcgcagcggaagatttctttcatacctgagaataaacatgctttcaagtgtcaaccaaaaggttggtgagttcataggtttatcataataatcataatatttaataaggcacgagatttcatttaattaaatgtgcaggatcattacaactgtaaaaatcattcatacgatgaatcgcctggtatccgaccttaacatagagcgcttaagatatctggcatcatacattccactattcaaatgtatgacaagaacccttcgaagtactaaagcattttcactattcgaaaatgggggtggttggtgcccgtagatctaccattaggattcgcgtcaattagtgtttttcactaattcttaggttaccaagcataataataataagtacagatatccggtataacaaaacaatcgcagaatgcagtttcatgaacttgtgcttattttgtaaaacatttataaaagcaacgcatgtattctcagtcctaaaaatgtaaagagaaaaagggagcaaatgaaactcaccatactgtattttgtagtaaaaatacatatgacgacattaaacaagtgtagggttggccttggattcacgaacctatattatatatatatatatatatatatatatatatatatatatatatatatatatatatatatatatatatatatatatatatatatatatatatatatatatatatattaaaacatgtaatcgtaatcgaacaattatatatattattattaatgatatggtTTTTATATTATCAACTTATATATgtcaatatatatattttaaataaataacaatattagtatagttaggttttatattaaatatatttttatataacaatcttTCGTTTGCAAGaattgataattatgataataccagattaaggataataataataatgatagtaataatagtaatattaataataaaaatgaaagttttaataaagataataactttattaattaggctatatggtagttttaataataaaaattttaagaatcatattaatgatactaataataaatataaaagttatattaatttttacaataaaaacattaGTTTTGAATCTAATTCCTAAGAATTAATAATACTTAGTACTAATTATTTGTAAttctaaatataaatatgataataacgataataataataatatttaatgataatactaataatgataatcatgttaataatggtACTTtcgttaataataacaatgatactaaaaaaatgatactaatgctaatttttgaaaataataataaattgtattattttgataatagttataataataataataatcatatacataaaaatgataaattactaataataataattattattattataaatcatggtaatattaatattaatagataaaatttatattctaatactaataacaataacaataataataaagatttttggttttgaaaactaccttcaaaagtatttaaaaaaaaatagttgccatcgcccgggctcgaacccgaaacCTCCCGTATACACATCATCCCATCAAACCAGCTGGGCTATTGCCCTTTATCCGAAATATTACTGAACCCAGCAATACTTAAACCATTTATTTCTGTGAccatattctttttcttcttcctcaaCCCAAACGAAT of the Rutidosis leptorrhynchoides isolate AG116_Rl617_1_P2 chromosome 5, CSIRO_AGI_Rlap_v1, whole genome shotgun sequence genome contains:
- the LOC139847808 gene encoding putative clathrin assembly protein At4g40080; amino-acid sequence: MGHSKKLKNFHSILKDKAKIIKAKLSITNHTTSSIQIVVLRATTRTTHSPPHDHLISALIAFGLTTQYSASACISTIINRLHHHNQPNAYVALKSLITLHHFITSGSFVHKEQTYVSNTNFGFLNLSRFVDNTDMQSKEFSLWVQWYARFLETNLSISNILGCSLSSSKAEIDKKKEKLKFSLYMDLFKEIEGLVSTIEVICTAPQSLHCQRNDIIYEVMRLVREDYRIIQYHTMIRLTELSNRIHKLSDSELKELTRSLERLESCKERLGQLFLNRGRIVSFWNFESELLRKLMLLRKDREMKLVSWKMIEYATESTQLNKQIIISSRPLELLTFVENNDWSSFDKVNQSFCVDTA